In Colletotrichum lupini chromosome 6, complete sequence, a single window of DNA contains:
- a CDS encoding carbohydrate kinase, giving the protein MSAATKDVLSRVQRMIPPMLEKFHKGQLGRVAVLGGSVDYTGAPYFSAMASARLGCDMSHVICTPGAASVIKTYSPNLMVHPLMRQTPSDAAEAAATDSEKISGPIIDMLARLHVLVIGPGLGRDPLMQETVARVIRAARERSIPLVLDADALLVVQKDPGLVKGYELAVLTPNVVEFSRLCKALEVDEGKVKEQAGGGGEEKETAKVEALARALEGVTIVQKGAKDFISNGRDTLVVDLQGGLKRSGGQGDTLTGSIATFLGWRHAYLEGLWDRGGETIKQDELVRLAAFGGSAITRECSRRAFLKKGRSLQASDLTDEVHGAFMTLFGEVDGNAGATKL; this is encoded by the exons ATGTCTGCGGCAACGAAAGATGTTCTCAGCCGGGTGCAGCGGATGATTCCGCCCATGTTGGAGAAGTTCCATAAAG GACAATTGGGCCGCGTCGCTGTTCTCGGTGGCAGTGTCGATTACACGGGCGCGCCGTACTTTTCAGCCATGGCGAGTGCCAGGCTAGGATGCGATATG TCCCACGTAATCTGCACCCCCGGCGCGGCTTCAGTGATCAAAACATACTCGCCAAACCTGATGGTCCACCCCCTCATGCGCCAAACCCCATCAGACGCGGCGGAAGCCGCAGCAACGGACTCGGAGAAGATATCGGGTCCCATCATCGACATGCTCGCCCGCCTACACGTTCTCGTCATCGGGCCCGGACTCGGCCGCGACCCGCTGATGCAGGAGACCGTCGCGCGCGTCATCCGCGCCGCCCGCGAGCGCTCGATCCCGCTGGTCCTCGACGCCGACGCGCTGCTCGTCGTGCAGAAGGATCCCGGGCtggtaaagggctacgagcTGGCCGTGTTGACGCCCAACGTTGTCGAGTTCTCGCGGCTTTGTAAGGCGCTCGAGGTCGATGAGGGGAAGGTGAAAGAGCAGGCGGGTGGTGGtggggaggagaaggagacggCCAAGGTCGAGGCGCTGGCGAGGGCGTTGGAGGGGGTGACTATTGTGCAGAAGGGGGCCAAGGACTTTATTTCGAATGGGAGGGATACGTTGGTTGTTGATCTGCAGGGCGGGTTGAAGAGGAGTGGCGGGCAGGGAGATACGCTTACGGGGTCGATAGCGACGTTTTTGGGGTGGAGGCATGCGTATCTTGAGGGGTTGTGGGATAGGGGCGGCGAAACGATCAAGCAGGATGAGTTGGTTAGGCTTGCTGCTTTTGGAGGAAGCGCTATCACGAGG GAATGCTCCAGGCGTGCTTTCCTGAAGAAGGGCCGCAGCTTGCAGGCGAGCGACTTGACTGACGAGGTCCACGGTGCCTTCATGACGCTGTTTGGTGAGGTGGATGGCAATGCTGGCGCTACCAAGCTGTGA
- a CDS encoding ATP synthase subunit alpha yields the protein MFRNALRQSTRAVGAVSAAGRVAAARNAAPAVFNMQTRTYAEAKASPTEVSSILEQRIRGVQEEAGLAETGRVLSVGDGIARVHGMANVQAEELVEFASGVKGMCMNLEAGQVGVVLFGSDRLVKEGETVKRTGEIVDVPVGPELLGRVIDALGNPIDGKGPLNAKEKRRAQLKAPGILPRKSVNQPVQTGLKSIDAMVPIGRGQRELIIGDRQTGKTAVALDAILNQKRWNNSNDETKKLYCVYVAVGQKRSTVAQLVKTLEENDAMKYSIVVAATASEAAPLQYIAPFTGASVAEWFRDNGKHSLIIYDDLSKQAVAYRQMSLLLRRPPGREAYPGDVFYLHSRLLERAAKMNDKLGGGSMTALPVIETQGGDVSAYIPTNVISITDGQIFLESELFYKGIRPAINVGLSVSRVGSAAQLKAMKQVAGSLKLFLAQYREVAAFAQFGSDLDASTKQTLSRGERLTELLKQKQYSPMAVNEMVPLIFAGVNGHLDAVPVAKILQWEADFLSHLRTNESDLIATIDKEGALSKDLEARLKDVITTFTKSFLG from the exons GCCCGAAATGCCGCACCCGCCGTCTTCAACATGCAGACTCGCACATACGCCGAGGCCAAGGCTTCCCCGACCGAGGTTTCTTCCATCCTCGAGCAGAGAATTCGTGGTGTCCAGGAGGAGGCTGGTCTCGCCGAGACCGGCCGCGTCCTGTCCGTCGG TGATGGTATCGCCCGTGTTCACGGCATGGCCAACGTCCAGGCTGAGGAGCTTGTCGA GTTCGCCTCCGGCGTCAAGGGCATGTGCATGAACCTCGAGGCCGGCCAGGTCGGTGTTGTGCTTTTCGGTTCTGACCGTTTGGTCAAGGAGGGCGAGACTGTCAAGCGTACCGGAGAGATT GTCGATGTTCCCGTCGGTCCCGAGCTTCTCGGCCGTGTCATCGACGCTCTCGGTAACCCCATTGACGGCAAGGGTCCCCTTAACGCCAAGGAGAAGCGCCGTGCTCAGCTCAAGGCTCCCGGCATTCTGCCTCGCAAGTCCGTCAACCAGCCGGTCCAGACTGGTCTTAAGTCCATCGACGCCATGGTTCCCATTGGCCGTGGTCAGCGTGAGTTGATCATTGGTGACCGTCAGACCGGAAAGACTGCCGTCGCCCTCGACGCCATCCTTAACCAGAAGCGTTGGAACAACTCCAACGACGAGACCAAGAAGCTTTACTGCGTCTACGTCGCCGTCGGTCAGAAGCGTTCCACCGTCGCCCAGCTCGTCAAGACCCTTGAGGAGAACGATGCCATGAAGTACTCCATCGTCGTCGCTGCCACCGCCTCCGAGGCCGCTCCCCTTCAGTACATCGCTCCCTTCACCGGTG CCTCCGTCGCTGAGTGGTTCCGTGACAACGGCAAGCACTCCCTCATCATCTACGACGATCTGTCTAAGCAGGCCGTTGCCTACCGTCAGATGTCCCTGCTGCTTCGTCGTCCCCCCGGACGTGAGGCCTACCCCGGTGACGTTTTCTACCTCCACTCTCGTCTTCTCGAGCGTGCCGCCAAGATGAACGACAAGCTTGGTGGTGGTTCCATGACTGCCCTTCCCGTCATTGAGACCCAGGGTGGTGATGTGTCTGCCTACATTCCCACCAACGTCATTTCCATTACCGACGGCCAGATCTTCTTGGAGTCCGAGCTCTTCTACAAGGGTATCCGTCCCGCCATTAACGTCGGTCTTTCCGTCTCTCGTGTCGGTTCCGCCGCCCAGCTTAAGGCCATGAAGCAAGTCGCTGGTTCCCTGAAGCTTTTCTTGGCTCAGTACCGTGAGGTCGCTGCCTTCGCCCAGTTCGGTTCCGATTTGGATGCCTCCACCAAGCAGACCCTCAGCAGAGGTGAACGC TTGACCGAGCTTCTCAAGCAGAAGCAGTACTCCCCCATGGCCGTCAACGAGATGGTTCCCCTCATCTTCGCTGGTGTCAACGGTCACCTTGACGCGGTCCCCGTCGCCAAGATCCTCCAGTGGGAGGCTGACTTCCTGTCCCACCTCCGCACCAACGAGTCCGACCTGATTGCCACCATCGACAAGGAGGGTGCCCTCAGCAAGGACCTTGAGGCCCGCCTCAAGGACGTCATCACCACCTTCACCAAGAGCTTCCTGGGCTAA